The following are from one region of the Bacillus spongiae genome:
- the argS gene encoding arginine--tRNA ligase codes for MDFKKIISESVQPHIPRAVSEQEITSLIETPKYAHHGDFSFPCFQLAAHLKSSPVTIAESLAKAIRSPYFKKVENIGPYVNFFFNPATLSTDILLNILSKGSNYGSSTIGKGETIVLDMSSPNIAKPFSMGHLRSTVIGNSLSLLAEKCGYQTVKNNYIGDWGTQFGKLVVAYKKWGDRNTVKKKPIDELFSLYTKFHVEASQFPELEDEAREVFKSLEDGNQEYLQLWGWFRKESLQAFQQLYTRLGISFDSYRGESYYNDKMDEVITMLEEENILVKSDGAMVVKLTEEALPPCLIQKRDGATLYATRDLAAALDRFRSYSFSQALYVVGQEQRIHFQQVFAVLSKLGFTWASNMHHIPFGLYLKNGKKMSTRKGHVILLEDMLNEAVKLAHKNMIEKNPDLPNANEIAEQVGVGALIYHDLKNERTNSVEFSMEDMLTFEGDTGPYLQYTFARASSLQRKGETGTETILALDDDESWGLVKKLHAFPEIIHQSQASQSPHYLAKYLFETAQSFNKYYGKVRILEQDAQLTYRLTLVSAFTTVLAEGLRLLGIKAPENM; via the coding sequence ATGGATTTTAAAAAAATAATAAGTGAAAGTGTTCAACCTCATATTCCAAGAGCTGTTTCCGAACAAGAAATTACCTCACTAATTGAAACACCAAAGTATGCTCATCATGGTGACTTTTCATTTCCTTGTTTTCAATTGGCCGCCCACTTGAAATCATCACCTGTCACGATTGCTGAATCGTTAGCAAAAGCCATTCGATCTCCTTATTTTAAGAAAGTGGAGAACATCGGACCTTACGTCAATTTTTTCTTTAATCCAGCTACTCTTAGCACAGATATCCTTTTGAATATTTTATCGAAGGGGTCGAACTATGGCTCTTCTACCATTGGAAAAGGGGAAACCATTGTACTCGATATGTCTTCTCCTAATATTGCCAAACCCTTCTCAATGGGCCATCTACGCTCAACTGTCATTGGAAATTCCTTAAGTCTACTTGCAGAAAAATGTGGTTATCAAACTGTGAAAAATAACTATATTGGTGACTGGGGCACGCAATTTGGGAAATTAGTCGTTGCTTATAAAAAATGGGGGGACCGCAATACGGTAAAGAAGAAACCAATCGATGAGTTATTCTCTCTTTACACTAAATTTCATGTTGAAGCTTCTCAATTTCCAGAATTAGAAGACGAAGCAAGGGAGGTATTTAAGAGTTTAGAAGATGGAAATCAAGAGTATCTTCAACTATGGGGATGGTTTCGTAAGGAGTCTCTACAAGCCTTCCAACAACTATATACTAGACTTGGCATATCCTTCGACTCTTATCGAGGGGAATCCTATTACAACGATAAAATGGATGAAGTCATCACAATGCTAGAGGAAGAGAACATCCTTGTTAAATCCGACGGTGCCATGGTGGTTAAACTTACAGAAGAAGCACTCCCACCATGCTTAATCCAAAAGAGAGATGGTGCGACACTTTATGCAACACGTGACCTTGCGGCAGCTCTTGACCGCTTTCGATCTTACTCGTTTTCACAAGCACTTTACGTCGTTGGACAAGAACAACGTATCCACTTTCAGCAAGTCTTTGCCGTCTTAAGCAAGCTCGGATTTACTTGGGCAAGTAACATGCACCATATCCCTTTTGGTCTTTATTTAAAGAATGGCAAAAAAATGTCTACAAGAAAAGGACATGTTATTTTACTAGAAGATATGCTAAATGAAGCGGTAAAGCTTGCTCATAAAAATATGATTGAAAAAAACCCAGACCTACCGAATGCAAATGAGATTGCTGAACAGGTTGGGGTTGGAGCGTTAATTTATCACGACTTAAAAAATGAACGAACAAACTCGGTCGAGTTTTCAATGGAAGATATGCTGACTTTCGAAGGAGATACCGGCCCCTATTTACAATATACATTTGCAAGAGCAAGCTCTTTACAAAGAAAAGGGGAAACAGGAACAGAAACGATATTAGCGCTAGATGATGATGAAAGTTGGGGTTTAGTAAAGAAATTACATGCGTTTCCAGAGATAATACACCAATCACAAGCCTCTCAATCTCCTCATTATTTAGCTAAATACTTATTTGAAACCGCTCAATCCTTTAATAAATATTATGGGAAAGTACGGATCCTTGAACAGGATGCTCAGCTTACGTATCGCTTGACCCTCGTATCAGCGTTTACTACCGTTCTAGCCGAAGGGTTGAGACTGCTCGGGATTAAAGCACCTGAAAATATGTAG
- a CDS encoding YqaA family protein produces MSAWLHSILTAIEEWLLDYGVWGLILVSFTESSFFPIIPDVVLIPLALANPDSALLYALYTTLASAFGAILGWFIGKKLGRPILQRFVSEKVIVKVEEYFEKYGSLSILIAGFTPIPYKVFTVFSGVSNMRISTLFFWSLLGRGIRFFLEAALIITLGEQAWPFIENNFTIVTVTVAVVIIIGFVIYRSILKRRSIV; encoded by the coding sequence ATGTCTGCATGGCTACATTCCATATTAACTGCAATAGAAGAATGGTTACTAGATTATGGGGTCTGGGGATTGATTCTTGTATCATTTACTGAATCCTCTTTCTTCCCCATCATCCCAGATGTAGTGCTGATCCCACTGGCACTCGCTAACCCTGATAGTGCCTTGTTATACGCTTTATATACGACACTCGCCTCTGCTTTTGGTGCAATTCTCGGTTGGTTTATTGGAAAGAAATTAGGTCGCCCAATTTTGCAAAGATTTGTATCTGAAAAGGTTATTGTAAAAGTGGAAGAATACTTTGAGAAATACGGATCATTATCGATTTTGATTGCTGGCTTCACACCGATACCGTATAAAGTCTTTACTGTGTTTTCCGGTGTTTCAAATATGAGGATTTCCACTTTGTTCTTTTGGTCTCTGCTTGGTAGAGGAATTCGCTTCTTCTTAGAAGCCGCACTCATTATCACGCTTGGAGAACAAGCATGGCCCTTTATTGAAAACAATTTCACAATTGTTACCGTGACTGTTGCGGTTGTCATTATCATCGGATTTGTAATTTACCGTTCCATTTTAAAAAGAAGATCTATAGTATAA
- the safA gene encoding SafA/ExsA family spore coat assembly protein translates to MKNILLFISVIFLSLSFSLVRAKVTFAEDTYYVQKGDSLWVIAKKYQIGLSEIIEANPQISNPSLIYPGQKITIPTFTATKSEEAEVLRLTNIERAKYGFPALKGDWQLDRVARYKSADMSAKGYFSHTSPTYGSPFTMLKNFNVHYKAAAENIAAGQTSPTQVVQDWMKSENHRKNILSQTYTHIGVGYNKGGAYGHYWTQLFIKK, encoded by the coding sequence ATGAAAAACATTCTCTTATTTATTTCCGTTATCTTTTTGTCGTTATCCTTTAGTCTAGTGAGAGCAAAGGTAACTTTTGCAGAAGATACCTATTATGTTCAGAAAGGAGACAGCCTTTGGGTCATAGCAAAAAAGTATCAAATTGGATTATCAGAAATTATTGAAGCCAATCCACAGATCTCAAATCCTAGTTTAATTTATCCCGGGCAAAAGATTACCATCCCAACCTTTACTGCAACAAAATCGGAAGAAGCAGAAGTTCTTCGCTTAACAAACATCGAGCGAGCCAAATATGGATTTCCTGCATTAAAAGGCGACTGGCAACTTGATCGTGTAGCAAGGTACAAATCAGCTGACATGAGTGCAAAGGGTTATTTCTCACATACTAGTCCTACATATGGTTCACCCTTTACCATGTTAAAAAACTTTAATGTCCATTACAAAGCAGCTGCAGAAAATATCGCTGCTGGTCAAACCTCACCAACTCAAGTTGTGCAGGATTGGATGAAAAGTGAGAATCACCGTAAAAACATATTAAGCCAAACCTATACTCACATAGGAGTGGGCTATAATAAAGGGGGCGCATATGGACACTACTGGACCCAATTGTTTATAAAAAAATAA